The Stieleria maiorica genome includes the window CAAGGCTCACGACTGACTCCTTCTTAGATGTCGAAACTGCTTAGCTCGAGTGTTCTGAATCAAATGGTTCTGGGTCTATTTCTGCATCTTCTTGCAACGGTTCCCAATTGATCGGCGGCAGGGCGTCGCCGGAGGGAAGTCCAAAAAGTTGTAAAAACTGCTTTGTTGTATCGTAAAGATAGGGTCGTCCGAGCTCTTCGCTTCGCCCGGAAATTCGAATTAAATCGCGTTCCATCAGTTGCCGCAACAACTCCCCACAAGCCACACCACGAATTGCTTCGACGTCGGCGCGTGAAACCGGACCGCGATACGCGACAACGGCCAGCGTCTCCATCATCGGCGATGATAACCGAACTGCTGAAGGTAAATGTCCCAGTCGGGCCAACCAAGGGGCATAAGCGGCGCGGGTTAACATTCGAAAACCCCCGGCGACCTGCTCGATCCGGATCGATCGACCCAAGTTGTCGTAAATCTGATTCAAGCGGCGGACAAGTGTACGGGTCTCCGTACCATCCGCCAAGTGAGCCAATTGGGCCAGTTTTCGCGTGGTCAACGGCGTTTTTGCGAGCAACAAGACTGCTTCCAATCGCATTCGCCGAATCGTCGGATCTTCATCTTCAGCCGCCTCGGCCGGCGATTGCTGTCCCGATTGCACAACCGGGTCCCGCGTCGCCCCGGGAAAAAGCACGTCGTAGGGACGCCGCGTGGATTTTGGCCGACCGCCGACTGTCGCGCCGGCTGCCCGACCGACTGCTTCCCGCATCAACCAAGGCTGGCTGCCGTCGGCCGACATCATAGCGTGCATTCGCGGCGATTTGCGGAGCGATGTCGATCGATACATGGCATAAACTGGTGGATGCTGTACTTTGGCTGTAACTTTGATGGTTCGCCCAAACATCCCCAATGGATGGCATCGTGTCCACGTCGGTCTCGTCAACCCGTTCGCCTAATTCACCCAACCGCTCTCGCAAGGGGTCGCGCCGTTCGCTGATCCTCGTAAGCTCGATTCTGAGCCTATTCTTGGTCGCGACCGTCGTGGCGATCAAGGGCAGTGTTTCCGGGACCGAGTTTGCGCCGAGCCATTTTCAGACCCGCCAATTCTCGTTTTACGAGATCCCGTTTTTCCACGTCCAAATCACGCCGATCACCCGGACGGACACGACCGGGCCGCTGGCACGTCAAATCCGGGCCAAAGGCTGGATCTCAATTGTCCGAGGAAAAAAG containing:
- the scpB gene encoding SMC-Scp complex subunit ScpB; the encoded protein is MTTRKLAQLAHLADGTETRTLVRRLNQIYDNLGRSIRIEQVAGGFRMLTRAAYAPWLARLGHLPSAVRLSSPMMETLAVVAYRGPVSRADVEAIRGVACGELLRQLMERDLIRISGRSEELGRPYLYDTTKQFLQLFGLPSGDALPPINWEPLQEDAEIDPEPFDSEHSS